From Apilactobacillus bombintestini:
GGTCTTAAAGGACAAACATTTGGTGCCATATCATTCGGTAATTCACAAGAAACTGTACTTATTATTACTTCTTGTGTTTTACTAGCTTTATTTTTAATTCAAAGATTTGGTACTGGTATCATTGGTAATTCTTTTGGTCCTGTAATGTTAATTTGGTTCTCATTCTTGGCCATTATGGGTGTTATTAACCTATTAAATTACCCAGCTATTCTACAAGCATTCAACCCTGTTTATGCGGTAGAAATCCTATTTAGTCCTGCTAATAAGGCTGGATTATTCATTTTAGGTAGTATTTTCCTTGCCACAACAGGTGCAGAAGCATTGTATTCCGACATGGGACACGTTGGAAAGAGAAACATTTATGGTACTTGGCCATTTGTTTACGCTTCATTAGTATTAAACTATTTAGGTCAAGGTGCTTGGGTTATTAACAATGCTCATAATCCAGAATATGCTCACCTATCTAACTTAAACCCATTCTATGAAATGCTACCTGGTTCACTTCGTGGATTCGCTATTGCTATCGCTGCATTAGCCGCAATTATTGCATCACAAGCTTTAATCACTGGTTCATTTACATTAGTTGATGAAGCTATTGGTCTTAAATTCTTACCACGTATGATTGTTAAACATCCAAGTAACGTTAGAAGTCAAATCTATATTGCTACCGTTAATTGGTTCTTATGTATAGTAACTTTCATCGTAGTTTGGGCATTTGGTAGTTCAGAAAGAATGGAAGCTGCATATGGATTAGCTATTACCGTTACTATGTTAATGACTACTCTATTACTATTCGAATACCTTTCCGGCAAGATAAGACGTATTTTCGCATTCTTAATCGCATTATTCTTTGCATTAATTGAATTTACCTTCTTTGTTGCCAGTGTTGTTAAATTCATTCATGGTGGTTTCGTTACTCTACTAATCATGGGTGCCATCTTAATCGTTATGATTCTTTGGTACTTCGGTAACAAACGTCGTGATCATTACGAAAAAGAAAGCGAATATGTTTCATTAAATGATTACAAGAATCAATTAGTTGAATTAAGTGAAGACAATTCTATTCCGCTATACACTTCTAACTTAGTTTACATGACTAAAGTTAAAAATGATTATCAAATCAAACGTAGTACTATGTACTCCATTTTGGATAAGGAACCTAAACGTGCAAAGGTATACTGGTTTGTTACCGTTAATGAAACCAGCAATCCTTATGAAAGTAACTACACAGTTGACTTGCTTGAAACTAAGAACGTAGTTGATGTTCAACTATACCTTGGCTTTAGAAAACAACAAAGTGTAAGCATCTACTTACATCAAATTGTTAACTACTTAATCAAGCAAGGAGTTATTGATCCACAAAAACAAAAATACACTTCTACTAACAAACGTGGAAATGTTGGTGACTTCAAATTCGTTATCATTAATGAAAGACCTTCTGATCTTGCATTAAATTCAGAAATTAACGCATTTGATCGTCAATTAATATCTGGTCGTATCTTCTTACAAAATATCACTGCTTCCCCTATTTCCTGGTATGGATTAGAGTTCAGTAGTGTAATTGAAGAATCATCACCATTGTTTATTACAATGCAACATGACCAATATTTAGTACAAAGAAAGATATATCATTCTATTCATTCTAGACATGATATCTAATAAAAAATATTATTAATATTCTGGGAGAAATTAATCCGATAATACATCGGTGATAATTTCTCCCAGTTTTTTGTTAGCCATAAATTATCGCATGTAAACACGTTTTATCATTTCTGTTTATAATTTCTTAATCAAGTACAAAAAGGCCTCATAAGTTATGATTTTCTAGCTTATGAGGCCTTTTTAATTATTTCATTACTTATTTATTCATCATTTCTGAGATAGCATCAGCCATTCTCTTGATTCCCTCATGAATTTGATCATCTTTCATATTGGAATAATTCAATCTAAATGTACCAGGTACTACTTCATCAGGATAGAAAGGTTCGCCAGGCACAAAAGCAACATTGTGCTCTACACATTTATAGAATAAATCCATAGTATTAACATTACCTGGAATTTCTACCCAAACAAACATCCCACCTTCAGGATTACTGTGTCTAACCCCTTCTGGGAATTGTTCATCAATTTCTTTTAACATCAATGATGCTCTCTTGCCATATTCATCGGAAATAGTTTTAACATGAGCATCTAAATCATTTTTCTTCATATATTCAGCAACAATATATTGAGATAAATTATCTGAATGCAAATCAGCAGATTGCTTCATAACAACAAATGTCTTAATGAAGTCCTTATCTGCAATTACCCATCCAAGACGCATTCCAGGTGCTAAAATCTTGGAGAATGTGTTCATATAAATTACATAACCATCTTTATCATAGTATTTTACTGGGGGAACTGGAGTACCACTAAATCTTATTTCTCCGTATGGATCATCTTCTAGAACCATTACGTGATACTTAGCTGCTAAGTCAGCTAATGATCTACGACGGTCTTCAGTCATTGTACGTCCAGTAGGATTTTGGAAATTAGGGATAGTATAGATTAATTTAGTATTAGGATGTTGTTTTAACTTTTCTTCCAAATCATCCATCTTCATACCATCTTCGTCCATTTCTACACCAACAACTTTTGCACCATAACTCTTAAATACATCTAATGCACAAAGA
This genomic window contains:
- a CDS encoding KUP/HAK/KT family potassium transporter; amino-acid sequence: MKTKFDKISFMGMLIALGIVYGDIGTSPLYVMNSIIGNAGKMADIKPFYIIGSISLIIWTLMIITTIKYVLITMKADNNGEGGIFALFALVRRKAKWLVWPALIGGAALLADGTLTPAVTVTSAIEGLKGQTFGAISFGNSQETVLIITSCVLLALFLIQRFGTGIIGNSFGPVMLIWFSFLAIMGVINLLNYPAILQAFNPVYAVEILFSPANKAGLFILGSIFLATTGAEALYSDMGHVGKRNIYGTWPFVYASLVLNYLGQGAWVINNAHNPEYAHLSNLNPFYEMLPGSLRGFAIAIAALAAIIASQALITGSFTLVDEAIGLKFLPRMIVKHPSNVRSQIYIATVNWFLCIVTFIVVWAFGSSERMEAAYGLAITVTMLMTTLLLFEYLSGKIRRIFAFLIALFFALIEFTFFVASVVKFIHGGFVTLLIMGAILIVMILWYFGNKRRDHYEKESEYVSLNDYKNQLVELSEDNSIPLYTSNLVYMTKVKNDYQIKRSTMYSILDKEPKRAKVYWFVTVNETSNPYESNYTVDLLETKNVVDVQLYLGFRKQQSVSIYLHQIVNYLIKQGVIDPQKQKYTSTNKRGNVGDFKFVIINERPSDLALNSEINAFDRQLISGRIFLQNITASPISWYGLEFSSVIEESSPLFITMQHDQYLVQRKIYHSIHSRHDI
- a CDS encoding PLP-dependent aminotransferase family protein gives rise to the protein MKFDFSSRVPQTKDDVVGEILKVAGDPKIISFAGGLPAPELFPVKELKKAAARVFKRNGRDALQYTGSIGNPELRKMIAKHMNKNKHINPDIENICVTTGSEQTIDLTAKMLIDRGDVVLVEKPTYLCALDVFKSYGAKVVGVEMDEDGMKMDDLEEKLKQHPNTKLIYTIPNFQNPTGRTMTEDRRRSLADLAAKYHVMVLEDDPYGEIRFSGTPVPPVKYYDKDGYVIYMNTFSKILAPGMRLGWVIADKDFIKTFVVMKQSADLHSDNLSQYIVAEYMKKNDLDAHVKTISDEYGKRASLMLKEIDEQFPEGVRHSNPEGGMFVWVEIPGNVNTMDLFYKCVEHNVAFVPGEPFYPDEVVPGTFRLNYSNMKDDQIHEGIKRMADAISEMMNK